In Gadus macrocephalus chromosome 4, ASM3116895v1, the following proteins share a genomic window:
- the LOC132455411 gene encoding pentraxin fusion protein-like gives MRSSRLICSFIGALIHLRESPRCSAASSIDVPLRGAAVQSSTYSGWSAGHAIDGSCSPDGKDSCIHTSEMDNPWWRLQLDGVYRVSVIEITNMYSTRKWLDGVEIHIGNSLVNNGNDNPRCAIIHDVPDGLTQTVHCWGMEGVYVNFYKPFNTTYLMLCEVKVYGELAPAPPSISTPGVGMNVTLVGKRLCWSDALFYCRDYHWDLLTLRGPAEQEIVDDLVARAPFPLTSHLWVGLRRSILGSSWFWMSGDPMDFTQWDEASQEPSPCGGISSTERSTWRQRFCGEHLNFVCFTGPTGGKKVRFFSTTRVKPTCKN, from the exons ATGAGGTCCAGTCGTCTCATCTGCAGTTTCATCG GTGCTCTCATCCACCTGCGGGAGTCACCTCGATGTTCAG CTGCATCCAGCATTGACGTGCCGCTGAGAGGCGCGGCCGTTCAGTCTTCCACCTATTCGGGCTGGAGCGCTGGACATGCCATCGATGGGAGCTGCAGCCCTGATGGGAAGGACAGCTGCATTCACACCTCGGAGATGGACAATCCGTGGTGGAGGCTCCAGCTGGACGGTGTGTACAGGGTGTCCGTGATCGAGATCACTAATATGTACTCAACAAGGAAGTGGCTCGACGGCGTGGAAATACACATCGGCAATTCACTGGTCAACAACGGCAACGACAACCCGAG gtgTGCCATCATCCACGATGTCCCCGACGGCTTGACTCAGACCGTCCATTGCTGGGGAATGGAAGGAGTGTATGTCAACTTCTACAAGCCCTTCAACACTACATACTTGATGTTGTGTGAGGTCAAAGTGTACGGAG AGTTGgcccccgctcccccctccATCAGCACTCCGGGGGTGGGGATGAACGTCACCCTGGTGGGGAAGCGGCTGTGCTGGTCAGACGCCCTGTTCTACTGCAGAGACTATCACTGGGACCTGCTGACTCTCAGGGGCCCGGCGGAGCAGGAGATAGTTGACGATCTGGTGGCTCGCGCCCCCTTCCCGCTAACCAGCCATCTCTGGGTGGGCCTGCGCAG GTCTATTCTAGGAAGCTCTTGGTTCTGGATGTCCGGTGACCCGATGGACTTCACCCAGTGGGACGAGGCCTCGCAGGAGCCCAGCCCCTGTGGGGGCATTTCCAGCACAGAACGTTCCACATGGAGGCAACGCTTTTGTGGGGAACATCTCAACTTCGTCTGTTTCACAG GTCCGACAGGAGGGAAAAAGGTGCGCTTCTTTAGTACAACAAGAGTGAAACCAACTTGTAAAAACTAG
- the LOC132455376 gene encoding E3 ubiquitin-protein ligase TRIM39-like: MARANASWSEENFSCSICLDVFNSPVSTPCGHNFCRTCITTFWDEQVKYKCPVCNKLFDTRPDLQVNTLFTEMVERFGTSVRVNEQPCVEPAEVPCDFCTGTQLKAVKSCLVCLISYCQTHLEPHQRIAGLKKHRLVEPMDRLEDRMCKKHNQLLELFCQAEQVCVCQFCTESDHKSHPVVSLKEEYEVKMAQLGKIEAEVQQMIQERLNNIQEIKDTVNRSKADADREIADGVHILTALKRCIEKCQDDLNQMVKEKLKSTEKQAEDLIKELEQEIEDLTNRSSEVKKLSHTEDHLHFLQTFRSLKDPPPTRDWTTVEVRPPSYVGNLRRSLDQLEETLNMEMEKLRDAELKRVQKYEVDVTLDPDTAAPQLILSEDGKQVHDGDVVKALPDNPKRFTENIRVLTRQSFSSGRFYFEVQVKDKTAWYVGVARESINRKDLIIATPETGYWTLIYYKDGLVFNDNPSVRLPLRAELQKLGVFVDYDEGLVSFYDVEARVHIYSATGCRFTEPLYPFLSPWPFDYGGNNSAPLIISPVNQTD, encoded by the coding sequence atggcccgTGCCAACGcttcctggtctgaagagaacttttcatgttccatctgtctggatgtgttcaacagtccagtttccacaccatgtggacacaacttctgcagaacctgtattacaacgttctgggatgaacaagtcaaGTACAAATGTCCCGTTTGCAACAAGCTTTTCGACACAAGACCTGATCTACAGGTCAATACCCTCTTTACAGAGATGGTTGAACGATTTGGAACGTCCGTTCGAGTAAAtgagcagccttgtgttgaaccagctgaagttccctgtgacttctgtactgggacccagctgaaggctgtgaagtcctgcctagtgtgtcttatctcttactgccaaacccacctggagccacatcagagaatAGCAGGactgaagaaacatcggctggtcgagcctatggaccgtctggaagacaggatgtgtaagaaacacaatcaacttctggagctcttctgccaggctgaacaggtgtgtgtgtgtcagttctgcacagagtcagaccacaagtcccatcctgttgtatcTCTAAAGGaagaatatgaagtgaagatggcccagctggggaagatagaggctgaagtccagcagatgatccaggagagactAAATAATATTCAGGAGATTAAAGACACAGTTAACCGCAGCAAAgcagatgcagacagagagatagccgatggtgtgcacatcctcactgctctgaagcgctgcattgaaaagtgccaggatgacctcaaccaaatggttaaagagaaactgaaatccactgagaaacaagctgaagacctcatcaaagagctggagcaggaaatagaagatctgaccaatagaagctcagaggtgaagaagctctcacacactgaagaccacctccacttcctccagaccttcagatccctgaaggatcctccacccaccagggactggaccacggtggaggtccgtcctccgtcatacgtagggaacttgaggagatccctggatcagctggaggagacactgaacatggagatggagaagctgcgtgatgctgaactgaagagggtccagaagtatgaagtagatgtgactctggatcctgatacagctgcTCCCCAGCTCATCCtctctgaggatgggaaacaagtacatgatggagaTGTAGTGAAGGccctcccagacaaccctaagagatttacagAAAACATACGtgttctcacgaggcagagcttctcctcagggagattttactttgaggtccaggttaaagacaagactgcGTGGTAtgtaggagtggccagagagtccatcaacagaaaaGATCTGATCATAGCGACCCCTGAGACAGGTTACTGGACTCTCATCTACTACAAGGATGGGTTGGTATTTAATGATAACccttctgtccgtctccctctgagagctgagctccagaagttgggggtgtttgttgattatgatgagggtctggtctccttctatgatgtggaagccagggttcatatctactctgctactggctgcagattcactgagcctctctatccattccTCAGTCCATGGCCCTTTGATTATGGAGGCaacaactctgcccccctgatcatctcacctgtcaatcaaacagactag
- the LOC132455379 gene encoding E3 ubiquitin-protein ligase TRIM39-like, with translation MASANASGSEENFSCSICLDVFNSPVSTPCGHNFCKNCITKTWDEKVRFKCPLCNKAFKRKPDLRINTLLSELAAQFQTSKRVKYQLCVKPGEVPCDVCTGTQLKAMKSCLVCFISYCQTHLEPHQRFAVLKKHRLVEPMDLLEDRMCKKHDRLLELFCQTEQVCVCLFCRVKDHRSHPVVRLTEEYEVKTAQLGKIEAEVQRMIQERLNNIQEIKDTVNRSKADADREIADGVHVLTALKRCIEKCQDDLNQMVKEKLKSTEKQSEDLIKELEQEIEGLTNRSSEVKQLSHTKDHLHFLQTFRSLKDPPPTRDWTTVEVRPPSYVGTLRRSLDQLEETLNMEMKKLRDAELKRVQQYEVDVTLDPDTAHPQLILSEDGKQVHDGGVATALPYNPKRFTKKIRVLTRQSFSSGRFYFEVHVKDKTAWHVGVARESINRKDLTIEIPETGYWTLFSYKDGLVFRDNPAVRLPLRAELQKVGVFVDYDEGLVSFYDVEARVHIYSATGCSFTEPLYPFLCPCLHGEGINSAPLIISPVNQTE, from the coding sequence atggcctctgctaacGCTTCCgggtctgaagagaacttttcatgttccatctgtctagatgtgttcaacagtccagtttccacaccatgtggacacaacttctgcaaaAACTGTATTACAAAGACCTGGGATGAAAAAGTCCGGTTCAAGTGCCCTCTTTGCAACAAGGCTTTCAAAAGAAAACCTGATTTACGGATTAATACCCTCTTATCAGAGCTGGCCGCTCAGTTTCAAACATCCAAACGAGTAAAATATCAGCTCTGTGTTAAACCcggagaagttccctgtgacgtctgcactgggacccagctgaaggccatgaagtcctgcctagtgtgttttatctcttactgccaaacccacctggagccacatcaaaGATTCGCAGTTCTtaagaaacatcggctggtcgagcctatggaccttctggaagacaggatgtgtaagaaacacgaccgacttctggagctcttctgccagactgaacaggtgtgtgtgtgtctgttctgccGAGTGAAAGACCACaggtcccatcctgttgtacgtCTAacggaggaatatgaagtgaagacggcccagctggggaagatagaggctgaagttcagcggatgatccaggagagactAAATAATATTCAGGAGATTAAAGACACAGTTAACCGCAGCAAAgcagatgcagacagagagatagccgatggtgtgcacgtcctcactgctctgaagcgctgcattgaaaagtgccaggatgacctcaaccaaatggttaaagagaaactgaaatccacagagaaacaatctgaagacctcatcaaagagctggagcaggagatagaaggtctgaccaatagaagctcagaggtgaagcagctctcacacactaaagaccacctccacttcctccagaccttcagatccctgaaggatcctccacccaccagggactggaccacggtggaggtccgtcctccgtcatacgtagggaccttgaggagatccctggatcagctggaagagacactgaacatggagatgaagaagctgcgtgatgctgagctgaagagggtccagcagtatgaagtagatgtgactctggatcctgatacagctcatccccagctcatcctgtctgaggatgggaaacaagtacatgatggaggtgtagcAACGGCCCTCCCAtacaaccctaagagatttacaaaaaaaatacgTGTTCTCACGAgacagagcttctcctcagggagattttactttgaggttcATGTTAAAGACAAGACTGCGTGGCATGTAGGAGTGGCAAGagagtccatcaacagaaaaGATCTGACCATAGAGATCCCTGAGACAGGTTACTGGACTCTCTTCTCCTACAAGGATGGGTTGGTATTTAGAGATAACCctgctgtccgtctccctctgagagctgagctccagaaggtgggggtgtttgttgattatgatgagggtctggtctccttctatgatgtggaagccagggttcatatctactctgctactggctgcagctttactgagcctctctatccattccTCTGCCCATGTTTACATGGGGAAGGTAtaaactctgcccccctgataatctcacctgtcaatcaaacagagtAG
- the LOC132455382 gene encoding E3 ubiquitin-protein ligase TRIM39-like, whose protein sequence is MACADASWSEENFSCSICLDVLSNPVTTPCGHNFCRTCITKYWDEEVKCPFCNELFNTRPDVRVNILLSEMVDRFGTSVRIKEQPCFGPADVSCDVCTGNQLKAVKSCLVCFMSFCQTHLEPHQRVAVLKKHRLVEPTDRLEDRMCKKHNRLLELFCQTEQVFVCQFCKETDHKSHPVVSLKEEYEVKTAQLGKMEAEVQQMIQERLNNIQEIEDTVNRSKADADREIADGVHILTALKRCIKKCQDVLNQMVKEKLKSTEKQAEDLIKELEQEIEDLTNRWFEVNQLSHTEDHLHFLQAFRSLKDPPPTRDWTMEVRPPSYVGTLRRSLDQLEETLNMEMKKLSDAELKRVQQYEVDVTLDPDTAHPCLILSEDGKQVHDGGVVKALPNNPKRFTQVLSVLTMQSFSSGRFYFEVQVKDKTGWTVGVARESNNRKDLIIATPETGLWTLWYNNDVLLFRDNPAVRLPLRAELQKVGVFVDYDEGLVSFYDVEARVHIYSATGCSFTESIYPFLCPGNHDYGGNNSAPLIILPVNQID, encoded by the coding sequence atggcctgcGCCGACGcttcctggtctgaagagaacttttcatgttccatctgtctggatgtgttaaGCAATCCAGTTaccacaccatgtggacacaacttctgcagaacctgtattacaaagtacTGGGATGAAGAAGTCAAGTGCCCCTTTTGCAATGAGCTTTTCAACACAAGACCCGATGTACGTGTCAATATCCTCTTATCAGAGATGGTTGATCGGTTTGGAACTTCTGTACGAataaaagagcagccttgttTTGGACCAGCTGATGTTTcttgtgacgtctgtactgggaaccagctgaaggctgtgaagtcctgcctagtgtgttttatgtctttctgccaaacccacctggagccacatcagagagtagcagtcctgaagaaacatcggctggtcgagcctacggaccgtctggaagacaggatgtgtaagaaacacaaccgacttctggagctcttctgccagactgaacaggtgtttgtgtgtcagttctgcaaagagacagaccacaagtcccatcctgttgtatcTCTAAAGGAGGAGtatgaagtgaagacggcccagctggggaagatggAGGCTGAAGTCcagcagatgatccaggagagactAAATAATATTCAGGAGATTGAAGACACAGTTAACCGCAGCAAAgcagatgcagacagagagatagccgatGGTGTGCACATCCTCACTGCTCTGAAGCGCTGCATTAAAAAGTGCCAAGATGTCCTCAACCAAATGgttaaagagaaactgaaatccactgagaaacaagctgaagacctcatcaaagagctggagcaggaaatagaagatctgaccaatagatgGTTCGAGGTGAACCAGCTgtcacacactgaagaccacctccacttcctccaggccttcagatccctgaaggatcctccacccaccagggactggaccatggaggtccgtcctccgtcatacgtagggaccttgaggagatccctggatcagctggaggagacactgaacatggagatgaagaagctgagtgatgctgaactgaagagggtccagcagtatgaagtagatgtgactctggatcccgATACAGCTCATCCCtgtctcatcctgtctgaggatgggaaacaggtacatgatggaggtgtagtGAAGGCCCTCCCAaacaaccctaagagatttacacAGGTTCTAAGTGTTCTCACGatgcagagcttctcctcagggagattttactttgaggttcaggttaaagacaagactggATGGACtgtaggagtggccagagagtccaacAACAGAAAAGATCTGATCATAGCAACCCCTGAGACGGGTTTATGGACTCTTTGGTACAACAATGATGTGTTGTTATTTAGAGATAACCctgctgtccgtctccctctgagagccgagctccagaaggtgggggtgtttgttgattatgacgAGGGTCtagtctccttctatgatgtggaagccagggttcatatctactctgctactggctgcagcTTTACTGAGTCTATCTATCCATTCCTCTGCCCAGGCAACCATGATTATGGAGGTaacaactctgcccccctgatcatcttacctgtcaatcaaatagaTTAG
- the LOC132455410 gene encoding lymphocyte antigen 75-like produces MGSSRLICSFIGVLIHLRESPRCSAASSIDVPLRGAAVQSSTYSGRSAGLAIDGSCSPALRDSCAATNYTVNPWWRLQLDGVYRVSVIEITNMHSTRKWLDGVEIHIGNSLVNNGNDNPRCAIIHDVPDGLTQTVHCWGMEGVYVNFYKPTTNTTFLVLCEVKVYGELAPPPPSISTPGVGMNVTLVGKRLCWSDALFYCRDYHWDLLTLRGPAEQEIVDDLVARAPFPLTSHLWVGLRRSILGSSWFWMSGDPMDFTQWDEASQEPSPCGGISSTERSTWRQRFCGEHLNFVCFTGPTGGKKVRFFSTTRVKPTCKN; encoded by the exons ATGGGGTCCAGTCGTCTCATCTGCAGTTTCATCG GTGTTCTCATCCACCTGCGGGAGTCACCTCGATGTTCAG CTGCATCCAGCATTGACGTGCCGCTGAGAGGCGCGGCCGTTCAGTCTTCCACCTATTCGGGCCGGAGCGCTGGACTGGCCATCGATGGGAGCTGCAGCCCTGCTCTGAGGGACAGCTGCGCTGCAACCAATTACACGGTCAATCCGTGGTGGAGGCTCCAGCTGGACGGTGTGTACAGGGTGTCTGTGATCGAGATCACTAATATGCACTCAACAAGGAAGTGGCTCGACGGCGTGGAAATACACATCGGCAATTCACTGGTCAACAACGGCAACGACAACCCGAG gtgTGCCATCATCCACGATGTCCCCGACGGCTTGACTCAGACTGTCCATTGCTGGGGAATGGAAGGAGTGTATGTCAACTTCTACAAGCCCACTACAAACACTACATTCTTGGTGTTGTGTGAGGTCAAAGTGTACGGAG AGttggccccccctcccccctccatcagCACTCCGGGGGTGGGGATGAACGTCACCCTGGTGGGGAAGCGGCTGTGCTGGTCAGACGCCCTGTTCTACTGCAGAGACTATCACTGGGACCTGCTGACTCTCAGGGGCCCGGCGGAGCAGGAGATAGTGGACGATCTGGTGGCTCGTGCCCCCTTCCCGCTAACCAGCCATCTCTGGGTGGGCCTGCGCAG GTCTATTCTAGGAAGCTCTTGGTTTTGGATGTCGGGTGACCCAATGGACTTCACCCAGTGGGACGAGGCCTCGCAGGAGCCCAGCCCCTGTGGGGGCATTTCCAGCACAGAACGTTCCACATGGAGGCAACGCTTTTGTGGGGAACATCTCAACTTCGTCTGTTTCACAG GTCCGACAGGAGGGAAAAAGGTGCGCTTCTTTAGTACAACAAGAGTGAAACCAACTTGTAAAAACTAG
- the LOC132455370 gene encoding E3 ubiquitin-protein ligase TRIM39-like isoform X1 — protein sequence MASANASGSEENFSCCICLDVFNSPVSTPCGHNFCRTCITKHWDEQVTFKCPLCNMAFNTRPDLQINTLLSELAAQFQTSIRVKDQLCVKPGEVPCDVCTGTKLKAVKSCLVCLISYCQTHLEPHQRVAVLKKHRLVDPTDRLEDRMCKKHDRLLELFCQTEQVCVCQSCTETDHKSHPVVPLKEDYEVKMAQLGKIEAEVQQMIHERLNNIQEIKDTVYRSKADADREIAHGVQVLTALKRCIEKCQDDLNQMVKERLKSTEKKAEDLIKELEQEIEDLTNRSSEFKQLSNTEDHLHFLQAFRSLKDPPPTRDLTTVGVLPPSYAGTLRRSLDQLEETLNMEMKKLRDAELERVQQYEVDVTLDPDTAHPCLILSEDGKQVHDGGVRKKLPDNPKKFRLGRCVHTRQSFSGRFYFEVQVKDKTGWGLGVARESIDRKDWIILTPETGYWTLYFNKDGLVFNDNPAVRLPLRAELQKVGVFVDYDEGLVSFYDVEARVHIYSATGCSFTESIYPFLCPGNHDYGGNNSAPLIILPVNQRDSEHCLIIK from the coding sequence atggcctcagCTAACGCTTCCgggtctgaagagaacttttcatgttgcATCTGTCTAGATGTGTTCAACAGTCCAGTTtccacaccatgtggacacaacttctgcagaacctgtattacaaagcactgggatgaacaagtcaCGTTCAAATGTCCTCTTTGCAACATGGCTTTCAACACAAGACCTGATTTACAGATTAATACCCTCTTATCAGAGCTGGCCGCTCAGTTTCAAACATCCATACGAGTAAAAGATCAGCTCTGTGTTAAACCgggagaagttccctgtgacgtctgtactgggaccaagctgaaggctgtgaagtcctgcctagtgtgtcTTATCTcctactgccaaacccacctggagccacatcagagagtcgcagtcctgaagaaacatcggctggtcgatcctacggaccgtctggaagacaggatgtgtaagaaacacgaccgacttctggagctcttctgccagactgaacaggtgtgtgtgtgtcagtcctgcacagagacagaccacaagtcacatcctgttgtacctctaaaggaggattatgaagtgaagatggcccagctggggaagatagaggctgaagttcaGCAGATGATCCATGAGAGACTAAATAATATTCAAGAGATTAAAGACACAGTTTACCGCAGCAAAgcagatgcagacagagagatagcccatGGTGTGCAAGTCCTCACTGCTCTGAAGCGCTGCATTGAAAAGTGTCAGGATGACCTCAACCAAATGGTTAAAGAGAGACTGAAATCCACTGAGAAAaaagctgaagacctcatcaaagagctggagcaggaaatagaagatctgaccaatagaagctcagagtTTAAGCAGCTGTCAaacactgaagaccacctccacttcctccaggccttcagatccctgaaggatcctccacccaccagggacttgACGACAGTGGGCGTCCTTCCTCCGTCATACgcagggaccttgaggagatccctggatcagctggaggagacactgaacatggagatgaagaagctgcgtgatgctgaactggagagggtccagcagtatgaagtagatgtgactctggatcctgatacagctcatcccTGTCTCATACtctctgaggatgggaaacaagtacatgatggaggtgtgAGGAAGAAACTCCCAGACAACCCCAAGAAATTTAGACTGGGTAGATGTGTTCacacgaggcagagcttctcagggagattttactttgaggtccaggttaaagacaagactggATGGGGGTtgggagtggccagagagtccattGACAGAAAAGATTGGATCATATTGACCCCTGAGACGGGTTACTGGACTCTTTACTTCAACAAGGATGGGTTGGtatttaatgataaccctgctgtccgtctccctctgagagctgagctccagaaggtgggggtgtttgttgattatgatgagggtctggtctccttctatgatgtggaagccagggttcatatctactctgctactggctgcagcTTTACTGAGTCTATCTATCCATTCCTCTGCCCAGGCAACCATGATTATGGAGGTaacaactctgcccccctgatcatcttacctgtcaatcaaagaGATTCGGAACATTGTTTGATAATTAAATAA
- the LOC132455370 gene encoding zinc finger protein RFP-like isoform X2, translated as MAFNTRPDLQINTLLSELAAQFQTSIRVKDQLCVKPGEVPCDVCTGTKLKAVKSCLVCLISYCQTHLEPHQRVAVLKKHRLVDPTDRLEDRMCKKHDRLLELFCQTEQVCVCQSCTETDHKSHPVVPLKEDYEVKMAQLGKIEAEVQQMIHERLNNIQEIKDTVYRSKADADREIAHGVQVLTALKRCIEKCQDDLNQMVKERLKSTEKKAEDLIKELEQEIEDLTNRSSEFKQLSNTEDHLHFLQAFRSLKDPPPTRDLTTVGVLPPSYAGTLRRSLDQLEETLNMEMKKLRDAELERVQQYEVDVTLDPDTAHPCLILSEDGKQVHDGGVRKKLPDNPKKFRLGRCVHTRQSFSGRFYFEVQVKDKTGWGLGVARESIDRKDWIILTPETGYWTLYFNKDGLVFNDNPAVRLPLRAELQKVGVFVDYDEGLVSFYDVEARVHIYSATGCSFTESIYPFLCPGNHDYGGNNSAPLIILPVNQRDSEHCLIIK; from the coding sequence ATGGCTTTCAACACAAGACCTGATTTACAGATTAATACCCTCTTATCAGAGCTGGCCGCTCAGTTTCAAACATCCATACGAGTAAAAGATCAGCTCTGTGTTAAACCgggagaagttccctgtgacgtctgtactgggaccaagctgaaggctgtgaagtcctgcctagtgtgtcTTATCTcctactgccaaacccacctggagccacatcagagagtcgcagtcctgaagaaacatcggctggtcgatcctacggaccgtctggaagacaggatgtgtaagaaacacgaccgacttctggagctcttctgccagactgaacaggtgtgtgtgtgtcagtcctgcacagagacagaccacaagtcacatcctgttgtacctctaaaggaggattatgaagtgaagatggcccagctggggaagatagaggctgaagttcaGCAGATGATCCATGAGAGACTAAATAATATTCAAGAGATTAAAGACACAGTTTACCGCAGCAAAgcagatgcagacagagagatagcccatGGTGTGCAAGTCCTCACTGCTCTGAAGCGCTGCATTGAAAAGTGTCAGGATGACCTCAACCAAATGGTTAAAGAGAGACTGAAATCCACTGAGAAAaaagctgaagacctcatcaaagagctggagcaggaaatagaagatctgaccaatagaagctcagagtTTAAGCAGCTGTCAaacactgaagaccacctccacttcctccaggccttcagatccctgaaggatcctccacccaccagggacttgACGACAGTGGGCGTCCTTCCTCCGTCATACgcagggaccttgaggagatccctggatcagctggaggagacactgaacatggagatgaagaagctgcgtgatgctgaactggagagggtccagcagtatgaagtagatgtgactctggatcctgatacagctcatcccTGTCTCATACtctctgaggatgggaaacaagtacatgatggaggtgtgAGGAAGAAACTCCCAGACAACCCCAAGAAATTTAGACTGGGTAGATGTGTTCacacgaggcagagcttctcagggagattttactttgaggtccaggttaaagacaagactggATGGGGGTtgggagtggccagagagtccattGACAGAAAAGATTGGATCATATTGACCCCTGAGACGGGTTACTGGACTCTTTACTTCAACAAGGATGGGTTGGtatttaatgataaccctgctgtccgtctccctctgagagctgagctccagaaggtgggggtgtttgttgattatgatgagggtctggtctccttctatgatgtggaagccagggttcatatctactctgctactggctgcagcTTTACTGAGTCTATCTATCCATTCCTCTGCCCAGGCAACCATGATTATGGAGGTaacaactctgcccccctgatcatcttacctgtcaatcaaagaGATTCGGAACATTGTTTGATAATTAAATAA